The sequence TAAAGCCTGCGGGCCTGACTGCCCTGTTGAATCAGTCTCATGGTATGATGTTCAGGATTATATCAAGAAGCTGAATGGATTGAGCAAGAAGAACTATCGCCTGCCTACAGAAGCCGAATGGGAATATGCCGCCAGAGGCGGAGAAAACTATAAATATGCAGGTTCTGACAACCCTGACGAAATAGCCGTGTATAATGAAAGGCAAAACGCAAAGACACACAAAGTCGGACAAAAGAAACCAAACGGCTTTGGTCTTTATGATATGACTTGTAACGTTGAAGAATGGACTCTGGATGTTTACACTGACTATAGTGAGGCTAAGCACACAAAAAATAACCCCGTTTATCTGGGTAAGGGTTTTGAGCGTGTTGTCAGAGATCAGAATTGCTATTACGGTCAACCTTCCGGTATTACATATCGCATAGGAGGCACACCAATATTTAAATCATACACCAGAGGCTTCCGCCTTGTTCTGCCGATAAAATGAAGCTTATAAATTATTTGGCATTAATATTAATGTTTGTCTTCATCACATTCACAGGTTCCTTCGCAGCACCTATAAAAATCGGTACTACAGTTTTGGAGGGCAAAACAACCAAGGGTGATGAAATAAGGGTTGAAGTAACTACTGTTAATAACCCTAAAGAAAGCCCATACAGTACGGAAAATGCATGGGGCACTCATAAAGGGAGTGTAAAACCAAGAATTATTATCAGTTCAATGAAGATTATCATGAATGATGAGCAGCAGTACATTCCTATGTCAACCTATATGGATCTTACAGAGCCAAAAGAAATAAAACTTAATATCCAAGATGAACAAACAATACGAATAATAATACAGGGCGGTATACACGAAGAAGATACAGGATATATAGCCGAAATACTATACCTCGGAGATATACTGGTTTCAAAGTCTGTTAGGCACACGCGCTTCCCTAATAACATACGGGAAGATACCATGTATAAATCAATGTACTAAAATCATTTGGAGTTCATCATGAAAAGATTGTTCCTTTTAATAATTTTACTTTTAATACCATACGATGCTATGGCTGAAAATCCCAAATCTTTTACAGACAAGGCTTCGGGCATAGAGTTTGTATTTGTAAAAGGCGGATGCTATATGATGGGCGATACAAGCATGAGCTACAGCGAACCCGTTCATAAGGTTTGTG is a genomic window of Geovibrio thiophilus containing:
- a CDS encoding formylglycine-generating enzyme family protein, giving the protein MINKILLITLFFPIVAIAAQSGSFRDKTSDIEFIFVKGGCYMMGGTSMSYSEPVHEVCVDSFYISKYETTQKQWEKIMGNNPSYYKACGPDCPVESVSWYDVQDYIKKLNGLSKKNYRLPTEAEWEYAARGGENYKYAGSDNPDEIAVYNERQNAKTHKVGQKKPNGFGLYDMTCNVEEWTLDVYTDYSEAKHTKNNPVYLGKGFERVVRDQNCYYGQPSGITYRIGGTPIFKSYTRGFRLVLPIK